Genomic DNA from Prunus persica cultivar Lovell chromosome G1, Prunus_persica_NCBIv2, whole genome shotgun sequence:
aggtTAAATTTagaaacttcaaaaaataaaagatatgaTAGGGTCCCATATCCAGAACACAAAAGAACCGATGTGTCTTTGTCTCTTtggtctctttttcttcacttaAAAGAAGAGAAGGGACATGACCCGTAATACAAGCCACGcatctctcctctctctttctaatCTCTCACTAATCTTTTACTTAATCTCTGTCGAATCGCAACTTTCCTATATCTCACTCTAACTGTTCATGTAAACAAATTTTCATTCTAAATAAAATCTTGTCATTGTACGTGTTATGCATGTAGGTTAAGAGCATTCATTCTTACGAACGAGATCGTGTTCGATTTCTTATTTCTCTAATGTGTCATTCTATTTCTTAAGGTGTTCATGAATCAAGTTTTCACCGTCAAAAATTTAGAATCTCATACCCAAAACCAGATTAGGAAGGGTTTAAATGCTATTATTATCATTTCCATGTACAAGATAATCCCTTTTTTGGACGCAGCGGTTTGATTAGGGGAACCAACAAAACAACACCTGCAGGTTGTTTGGTAAAGATTAACTACATGGCTCTATTTCCATGTTgatatttatatgaatttagTCCTGTTGGGTATTTTCCAACTCAAATAATAATGTTGGCTCTTCTGGAATTGGAACTTTCTCATCTGGTCAAAATTGCCGTTACACTAACCTTAATAAGTTTGGTCTCTCATCCTCATCCTTTCTTTAACTTCCCTAGAAAAAACAAAGGCTGAAAAAGCAGCACAACCTCTGCTGTGTTCTCACTAGCCCATGTCCCAAAATCTTAGCCCACCACCCTATCAATCTGCCTGAAAattcccattttctctttgtCTGGGGATAAACGGATAGCAAACCTCCTTAAACTACGTGtaataaaatacataaagaCATTGGTTGTTGTTGGTTGCAGAATTTTACACCTCATTGCCTTCTATAAAGTTGAGGAATTTGATCATTCATATAGGATTTGTATAACTCATGGTCTTTTGCATGCATGGACGcttgttgggtttgttttatgaTTTGAAGTAACTATTTTTAAACATGTTCTTCTTGTGCAAGTAGCTAAGAACTATTGTGGTCAAACAAAATCTAAAGCTCTTTACTTGGTAAGGGTGTTCTTGCCCGTTACCACTTTTTCAATCATGCAATTTGTACGGTAAAGGAGTAAAAGGTTGTACCAATCAATAAtgaaatggggggtacttgaTCATTAATCTCTCGCAATCCttgtctttttccttcgtttcgttttttccttgttttttcaTTACAATGTGCTTAGGTTCCTATATGTATGCTAACCGTCAATAGTTAACAATCACTCATGTATCCAAATACTTTAAGAGTCGATAATTGACCATTATTCATACGCATGTAGAACTATTCTAATTTCATATAATACTCAAAGTCTCAAGTATCTTTTTATAGCTCCACTGCCCTTTGAGCTTTAACTAAAATCAAGCTTTATCTCCAATTAGAGCTTGAGTCAATAGGGAGGAGGAGAGAACCAACATCTAATCATATGTGTAGACAATATGAATCTCCTTATCAAAAGATGTCACTTTgtccataaaaaaataataataataataataataatctatatatataaagtaaaaggcagagaatggtgaaacattcaaaataccagaaaatgccctttgttaattcaaacattaagaattgaaattattaattaaatgaggataatatgataaattcacattttttaatattaaaaaattaaaattaaaaacaaaataagataataggtcctacttttatggaacataactactctgttatcttttattaattcttaaaataaaataaaaaagaaaaagaaaaccaattggcacatgcgtgagcatgtgtcaaggggctagtaataataaaagttgtgtaattttttgcatatttaatttcaatttgttatACCTTTGTAGCTGCCAAAGTTCTAAGATGGAACCTTAATCAAAAGACTGATTCCTcttctcttatttatttatttatttattcttattttcttgtttttcttgtacTGGTCTAAATTTCTTgcattcttctttctttttattgttaataCTGTGAGTATATTGTACACGTCAAATGAGTGTGTTAGTGTGACTACTGAGTTTGGTACGGAGGTGACTCCTTTAGTTAGAAagtcattttctaatttacCACACATCTCAACATATCTTAGGAagtttgtttgaaattgtaTTCGAATTGTAGGCTGTGTTTGTGTTACTCTGTATACATTACTAGTCAATCATTAGTTACATCACATGTTTAATTGATTTGTATTAGATAACTCGACAACAACTTGACATTTATTAATCATATTTATGTATGGGTTAACGTGCAAATGATACTTATCAATTAACTCTTAATCTAGTAATATCATCTTTTATGATGTTTGAAGAGATTTAAGTTCGAAACCCTCTCCCGTTTAGCGGTGGAGCCCCACTTCAACTTGACGTGGCCGTGACTCTCCAACACTCAAACATTTgatgtaaaatatatattaaacttACGTAAATTGGTGGGAAAATATTGGAAAACCTATATTGTTTGTCCCCCAAGTAATCAACATGTGTTGTTGGCTCCCCAAATGACAGATTTACATTTTTGGTCTCGATGAAATGGAAGCTAGCTCCTCCACTGCATCCCCAAATGATTAAAAACCACACATAGGACGACAAAATAAACTCCGTGACCAACTGTTGTGTATGAGCCCAACCTACTTTGATTTTAGCCCAACCCACTTTGATTTTAGCCCAACGCAAGTTAAGTAGCATCAACAATTGAAAGCCCAAAATGGGCCAGCCCCAAGCACCGGTCTAACTAGAAAAGCCGACAGGTAGCTGACTCCAATCATCAACTTATTATCAGTATCATTGTTTACTTTTACCACCGCAGTAACTCAGTTAAAATTCTCAGCTTCTAGACGGTAGACCTAACCATCCACACatttctctccctccctctgtctctttctctctgtctctgcgCTTGGCGGCCTAGGATAAAACGCGAGAGCAGCTGAGGTAGATCGCATTCCATCAATGGCGGAGGCGCAAGGCGACAAAACCCAAACCCTAGCTGAGGTAACATTCCGATCATCTTCTTTATGTATCGAAATGTTACAATTTCGTTGATGGCAGTGGTCACCGATTTAGTTCGATCTAGAATCTAGGTGCTGTCACAAATACTTCATTTAAAGTGAAAAATGTTTTGAAATTCTGCATCCAATTATGGATCTAGTTTCTGGTTTAATAAGCTCTCAGTGAATTCTATCTATTGAATATACtattcatttgtttttaatttctgcGTTCTTGTTCGAGTTTGTCATTTTAGGATGATTAGTTGTGCcgaaaaagttttttttttaatatgtatttttaaaaaataaagtatcatTTCTTGTTGATTTAATTTAAAGTTATGCAGAATTACTTGAAAAATTGATCAAAGGTCGCGGGCTGCGTTGTTGGCACATAGTTGCTGTTTCGAACTCGACTGGATGTTCTTATGGACAAATGTTATGCTTTGATTACCTGTCTATGATAtgcatttcaatttattttgaatctGTTACGTTGTAAAATCCTTTAACAAGTCAATTGTTTTAGTAGGATATTTTTTAGGCCAGTCAATCAATTAGGCAAGACACACTGGACTATTAAATAAGTAAACAGTTTATGTGGGTATCCTAGATGGAAAAACATCACCTTGAACGACATGCTCCTAACTCAGTGTGATGTGGCTGAGAGTGCTCACCCCCCTTCCCCTTTCCCAGACACGCCACCTACCGAGTTGTATTAAGCTTAAAAATTAATCCACAACCTAGTTGTTAATGCCAAAAATTATTGCATCCTGCTGGTTGCTGTGCCCTGTGGCTGTTTTCTGGAGAATGATAGAACGATTCCACTCACTACATGCTTCATTATATGTGCTCCTTAGTTAGTCCTTTCTTTTAATGACATAAGATAATAATGGTTAAAGTGTTTTCCCGCATACTTTTACATACAGCAATACTCATTGGAGAAACCAGATGAGGCTACCAAACCTGTTGAAGTAAAAGTGGTTGAGAATCCAGCAACTGAAGTTGTCCCTGAGAAAGCTGAGGAAACACCTGCTGCTGCAGAAGAAAGCTCAGAAGTTACACCAGCTGGCGAAGAAAGCAATGAAGCCAGTCCTGCTGCTGCTGGCATAGAAGCTACTGAAACCAATCCTGCCACTGAAGCTGCTGCTGAAGAAAGCAGGGATAGTACTGAAAACTCAGGTGATCAAGAAGCAGCTGAAGAGACACCTGCAATTAAGGTTAATCTGCCTATAAAATTatcaataatttctttttgttctctaCCTTTGTGCATACTGTGTTAtatctttttatctttattcGTTTGATCTATTCACTAACATTCTATTCTTGTGTCCAGATT
This window encodes:
- the LOC18789059 gene encoding cytochrome c oxidase subunit 6b-1, encoding MAEAQGDKTQTLAEQYSLEKPDEATKPVEVKVVENPATEVVPEKAEETPAAAEESSEVTPAGEESNEASPAAAGIEATETNPATEAAAEESRDSTENSGDQEAAEETPAIKIETAPADFRFPTTNQTRHCFTRYVEYHRCVAAKGEDAPECDKFAKFYRSLCPGEWIERWNEQRENGTFPGPL